The following are from one region of the Capsicum annuum cultivar UCD-10X-F1 unplaced genomic scaffold, UCD10Xv1.1 ctg997, whole genome shotgun sequence genome:
- the LOC124895794 gene encoding uncharacterized protein LOC124895794 has protein sequence MEQENQQTTGPPIFSGENYHFWAIKMKAYLKVLNLWDIVERGEPVVQPLRDHPTLNDIKNHMEVMFTRIMACETAKESWDKLKEEFEGSNKFKSVKVLALNREFELLKMKDLDSVKEYSSMLMDIVNQIRILGGKFPDQKVVEKIMVSL, from the exons ATGGAAcaagaaaatcaacaaacaacGGGTCCTCCGATTTTCTCAGGAGAGAATTACCATTTTTGGGCCATTAAAATGAAGGCTTATTTGAAGGTTCTCAACTTGTGGGATATTGTTGAGAGAGGAGAACCTGTTGTCCAGCCATTGAGAGACCACCCAACTCTCAATGATATCAAAAA CCATATGGAAGTGATGTTTACAAGGATTATGGCTTGTGAGACAGCCAAAGAATCCTGGGATAAGCTAAAAGAGGAGTTTGAAGGCAGCAACAAATTTAAGTCTGTTAAGGTCTTAGCTTTAAACAGGGAGTTTGAACTCTTGAAGATGAAGGATTTGGATAGTGTGAAAGAATACTCTTCCATGCTAATGGATATTGTGAACCAAATTAGGATACTTGGTGGAAAATTTCCAGATCAGAAGGTTGTAGAGAAGATCATGGTCAGCCTTTAG